One genomic segment of Hordeum vulgare subsp. vulgare chromosome 2H, MorexV3_pseudomolecules_assembly, whole genome shotgun sequence includes these proteins:
- the LOC123429767 gene encoding transcription factor RSL2-like, translating into MESSYSSAMPMETDMMSQFLEDSHHCFAYEQQDESMEAMAAMFLPALDTDSNSSSSCLNYDVSPQCWPQPQPGHSSSVTSFLDPAHGYESFEFPVVDPFPHAEFQSHCTDIPYLGGEDLSPLDGNCVPAGGEEAANDHTPVTNKRKSRAATTASKKAKKAGKKDFTGNDIEGDDTYAIDPQSSSSCTSEDGDLDGNAKSSSKKAGTRASRGAATDPQSLYARKRRERINERLKTLQNLVPNGTKVDISTMLEEAVEYVKFMQLQIKLLSSDDMWMYAPLAYNGMNVSSLEMHIAALQK; encoded by the exons ATGGAAAGCTCCTACAGTTCAGCCATGCCGATGGAGACCGACATGATGTCGCAGTTCCTCGAAGACAGCCACCACTGCTTCGCCTACGAGCAGCAGGACGAGTCCATGGAGGCCATGGCGGCCATGTTCTTGCCTGCCCTCGACACCGACTCCAACTCCTCCTCTAGCTGCCTGAACTACGACGTGTCTCCACAATGCTGGCCACAGCCTCAGCCAGGCCACAGTTCCAGCGTCACCAGTTTCCTTGATCCGGCTCACGGCTACGAGAGCTTTGAGTTCCCGGTGGTGGACCCCTTCCCGCATGCCGAATTCCAGTCCCATTGCACCGACATCCCCTACCTCGGCGGCGAGGATCTGAGTCCTCTAGATGGCAACTGTGTGCCAGCCGGAGGTGAAGAAGCAGCAAATGATCACACGCCTGTGACTAACAAGAGGAAGTCCAGAGCTGCCACCACG GCATCAAAGAAGGCCAAGAAGGCTGGAAAAAAGGATTTCACGGGCAACGACATCGAAGGTGACGACACCTATGCCATCGATCCTCAAAGCTCCAGCAGCTGCACCTCAGAAGATGGGGATTTGGATGGCAACGCCAAGTCCAGCTCGAAGAAGGCAGGCACCAGAGCCAGCCGTGGAGCAGCAACTGATCCCCAGAGCCTCTATGCAAGG AAAAGGAGAGAGAGGATCAATGAAAGATTGAAAACCCTGCAGAACTTGGTTCCCAATGGAACAAAG GTTGACATCAGTACAATGCTAGAGGAGGCAGTGGAGTATGTTAAGTTTATGCAGCTTCAGATTAAG TTGTTGAGCTCCGACGACATGTGGATGTACGCACCCCTCGCTTACAATGGGATGAATGTCAGCAGTCTTGAGATGCACATCGCTGCTCTGCAAAAATAA